Proteins found in one Meiothermus sp. Pnk-1 genomic segment:
- the pdxS gene encoding pyridoxal 5'-phosphate synthase lyase subunit PdxS: MEKGTLRVKTGFAEMFKGGVIMDVMNPEQARIAEDAGATAVMALERIPADIRAQGGVARMSDPEMIEKIKEAVSIPVMAKVRIGHFVEAQILEAIGVDFIDESEVLTPADEAYHINKWEFKVPFVCGATNIGEALRRIGEGAAMIRTKGEAGTGNVVEAVRHARSVLGDIRRIQAMPKEELMTFAKENGAPYDLVLWVHENGRLPVVNFAAGGVATPADAALMMQLGMDGVFVGSGIFKSAANLSEAERPKAWFRRAQAIVKAVTHYNDPAVLAEVSKGLGEAMVGINLDYLAEEEKLAKRGW, from the coding sequence ATGGAGAAAGGTACCCTACGTGTAAAGACCGGCTTCGCCGAGATGTTCAAAGGCGGGGTGATCATGGACGTGATGAACCCCGAGCAGGCCCGCATCGCCGAGGACGCCGGGGCCACTGCGGTGATGGCCCTCGAGCGTATCCCCGCCGACATCCGGGCCCAAGGCGGGGTAGCCCGGATGTCCGACCCGGAGATGATCGAAAAGATCAAGGAGGCGGTCTCGATCCCCGTGATGGCCAAAGTGCGCATCGGGCACTTTGTAGAAGCGCAGATCCTCGAGGCCATCGGGGTGGACTTCATCGACGAGTCCGAGGTGTTGACCCCTGCCGACGAGGCCTACCACATCAACAAGTGGGAGTTCAAGGTGCCCTTTGTCTGCGGAGCCACCAACATCGGTGAAGCCCTGCGCCGCATCGGTGAGGGAGCGGCCATGATCCGCACCAAGGGCGAGGCCGGAACCGGCAACGTGGTGGAGGCGGTGCGTCACGCCAGGAGTGTTTTGGGCGATATTCGCCGGATCCAGGCCATGCCCAAAGAAGAGCTCATGACCTTTGCCAAGGAGAACGGGGCCCCTTACGACCTCGTGCTGTGGGTGCACGAGAACGGCCGCCTGCCGGTGGTGAACTTCGCCGCCGGAGGGGTGGCGACCCCTGCCGACGCGGCGTTGATGATGCAGCTCGGGATGGACGGGGTGTTCGTAGGCTCGGGCATCTTCAAGTCGGCGGCCAACCTCTCCGAGGCCGAGCGCCCCAAGGCCTGGTTCCGCCGCGCCCAAGCCATCGTCAAGGCGGTTACCCACTACAACGATCCCGCGGTGCTGGCCGAGGTGTCAAAGGGGTTGGGCGAAGCCATGGTGGGCATCAACCTCGACTACCTGGCTGAAGAAGAAAAGCTAGCCAAGCGCGGGTGGTAG
- a CDS encoding peptidoglycan DD-metalloendopeptidase family protein, whose amino-acid sequence MLNLPLATLDIPKELAPSNEVVLDAPAKKGWVLYTVKSGDTLSAIASRYAVDPRAILWSTGISSPDLKPGQLLRIPITAQVEHEARIPPGVREYVVQSGDTLQTLARRFGVTELDLVSANPSLSSLDRLAEGSVIYIPTQTKGLLIEMGKGQTLADLAERFGVPLLSIAKANGVKNPLELRAGDLVLLPGIQARTTYDRLLAVREEERRQREEEQRRLAEERRRQEEARRLAEQQRQRQLAQARLQRQQQAAVAHRSQAGQSPTVRRVDYEAATSGFQWPLGNFVITTYYGQRGAFQRFHTGIDLAAPMGTPIYAAKAGQVETAGWSSWGYGLHVIIDHGSGVETLYGHMSRIAVQPGQFVERGQLIGYVGSTGWSTGPHCHFEVRVGGATRNPLAYLP is encoded by the coding sequence TTGCTCAACCTGCCTCTGGCCACGCTGGACATCCCGAAAGAGCTAGCCCCCTCGAACGAGGTCGTCTTGGATGCACCCGCCAAAAAAGGTTGGGTGCTTTATACGGTTAAATCCGGAGATACCCTGAGCGCCATCGCCAGCCGGTATGCAGTAGATCCTCGAGCCATCCTTTGGTCCACTGGGATCAGCAGCCCCGATCTAAAACCAGGGCAGCTGCTGCGCATACCGATCACCGCTCAGGTCGAGCACGAGGCGCGCATTCCGCCGGGGGTGCGTGAGTACGTGGTACAGAGCGGAGATACTCTGCAAACTTTGGCCCGGCGCTTCGGGGTGACCGAGCTGGACCTGGTATCGGCCAACCCTAGCCTCTCTAGCCTGGACCGTCTGGCGGAGGGCAGTGTCATTTACATTCCCACCCAGACCAAGGGTTTGCTGATAGAGATGGGCAAGGGGCAGACGTTAGCCGACCTGGCCGAGCGTTTTGGGGTTCCGCTGCTGAGCATCGCCAAAGCCAATGGAGTCAAGAATCCGCTCGAGCTTCGCGCGGGGGATTTAGTTCTCCTGCCGGGCATCCAGGCCCGCACCACCTACGATCGGCTGCTGGCTGTGCGGGAGGAGGAGCGTCGGCAGCGCGAGGAGGAACAGCGCCGCCTGGCCGAGGAACGCCGCAGGCAAGAAGAAGCCCGTCGTTTGGCCGAACAGCAGCGACAGCGGCAGCTGGCCCAGGCTCGCCTACAGCGGCAGCAACAGGCTGCAGTGGCGCACCGTTCCCAGGCCGGGCAATCTCCCACGGTGCGCCGGGTTGACTATGAGGCCGCCACCAGCGGTTTCCAGTGGCCGCTGGGTAACTTCGTCATCACCACCTATTACGGCCAGCGCGGGGCTTTTCAGCGCTTCCATACCGGAATAGACTTGGCCGCTCCCATGGGCACCCCCATCTACGCCGCTAAGGCGGGCCAGGTAGAGACCGCCGGGTGGAGCAGCTGGGGTTACGGGCTTCACGTGATCATCGATCATGGCTCGGGGGTGGAGACCCTCTACGGCCACATGTCCCGCATCGCGGTGCAGCCGGGCCAGTTCGTCGAACGTGGCCAGCTCATCGGCTATGTGGGCTCCACCGGCTGGTCCACCGGCCCACACTGCCACTTCGAGGTGCGGGTGGGCGGGGCAACCCGGAACCCCTTGGCGTATCTCCCCTGA
- the rho gene encoding transcription termination factor Rho has product MRTARSKKAAAESTPLSYQELSAKILPELHLIAARQGIEDYKKMGKDDLVMALLQQEAAGEGLKLAKGYLEISPDGYGFLQENLYNLETRSVIVSAGLIKQHQLRTGDYVVGKARPPRDNERYGTLMKVEAVNNLDPEAAARRPKFDELIPQFPDRQLRLETTPDEMSTRVIDLLSPIGRGQRGLIVAPPKAGKTTLLKKIAKAILKNEPDVKVIVLLIDERPEEVTDFRESVDGAEVIASTFDEPPQNHIRVAEFVHERSRRIVEEGGHVVILLDSITRLARANNLVTPPTGRTLSGGLDSAALHFPKRFLGAARNIRGGGSLTILATALVETGSRMDDVIFEEFKGTGNMELQLNRRLEERRIFPAIDISKSSTRREELLLGEEVLQKVWLLRKVLADMDPAEAMEMLLSRLSRTKSNKEFLATLAGK; this is encoded by the coding sequence ATGAGAACCGCACGCAGCAAGAAAGCCGCCGCTGAATCCACCCCTCTCTCTTACCAGGAGCTATCCGCCAAGATTCTGCCCGAGTTGCACCTCATCGCCGCCCGGCAGGGCATCGAAGACTACAAGAAAATGGGCAAGGATGACCTGGTGATGGCCCTGTTGCAGCAGGAAGCGGCCGGGGAGGGTCTAAAGCTCGCCAAGGGTTATCTCGAGATCAGCCCGGATGGGTATGGCTTTTTGCAGGAAAACCTCTACAACCTCGAGACCCGCTCGGTCATCGTCAGCGCAGGCCTGATCAAGCAGCACCAGCTCCGCACCGGCGACTATGTGGTGGGCAAAGCCCGCCCCCCGCGGGACAATGAGCGCTACGGCACCTTGATGAAGGTGGAGGCGGTCAACAACCTAGATCCCGAAGCCGCCGCCCGCAGGCCCAAGTTCGATGAGCTGATCCCTCAATTCCCCGACCGGCAGCTTAGGCTCGAGACCACCCCAGACGAGATGTCTACCCGGGTCATCGACCTGCTCTCGCCCATCGGGCGGGGGCAGCGCGGGTTGATCGTGGCCCCACCCAAGGCCGGTAAGACCACCCTGCTCAAGAAGATCGCCAAGGCTATCCTCAAGAACGAACCCGACGTCAAGGTGATCGTGCTCCTCATCGACGAGCGCCCCGAGGAAGTCACCGATTTCCGTGAGTCGGTCGATGGAGCCGAGGTCATCGCCAGCACCTTCGACGAACCGCCGCAAAACCACATCCGGGTGGCCGAGTTCGTGCACGAGCGCTCCCGCCGCATCGTCGAGGAGGGGGGGCACGTGGTGATCCTGCTCGACTCCATCACCCGCTTGGCGCGGGCCAACAACTTGGTCACGCCGCCGACGGGCCGCACCCTCTCGGGGGGCTTGGACTCGGCGGCCCTGCACTTCCCCAAGCGCTTCTTGGGGGCGGCCCGCAACATCCGCGGGGGAGGCTCGCTGACGATCCTGGCCACGGCTCTGGTCGAGACCGGCAGCCGCATGGACGACGTGATCTTCGAAGAGTTCAAAGGCACGGGCAACATGGAGCTACAGCTCAACCGCCGCCTGGAGGAGCGCCGCATCTTCCCGGCCATTGACATTTCCAAGTCCTCCACCCGCCGCGAGGAACTCCTCCTGGGGGAGGAGGTGCTGCAGAAGGTGTGGCTCTTGCGCAAGGTGCTGGCCGACATGGACCCCGCCGAGGCGATGGAGATGTTGCTCTCTCGGCTCTCGCGCACCAAGAGCAACAAAGAGTTCCTTGCAACTTTAGCCGGAAAGTAG
- the fsa gene encoding fructose-6-phosphate aldolase has protein sequence MDLYLDTAEVSEIREIASWGVLAGVTTNPSLVAKSGRDLEEVIREISEIVQGPVSAEVTATEAAAMIAEGRKLAAIDPNVVVKLPTIVEGLKACKALSAEGIRVNMTLIFSANQALLAARAGAWCVSPFAGRLDDISWDGMDLVAEIAQIFDIHGIGTRVLAASIRHPVHVLQAAKAGADIATMPAKVFQQLIQHPLTDKGLQQFLADWEKSKEKAK, from the coding sequence ATGGACTTATACCTGGATACGGCCGAAGTTAGCGAGATCCGCGAAATTGCCTCTTGGGGCGTGCTGGCCGGGGTCACTACCAACCCCAGCCTGGTCGCCAAGTCGGGACGTGACCTCGAGGAAGTGATCCGAGAGATCAGCGAGATCGTCCAAGGGCCGGTTTCCGCCGAAGTGACGGCCACCGAGGCCGCGGCCATGATCGCCGAGGGGCGTAAGCTGGCCGCGATCGACCCCAACGTGGTGGTCAAGCTGCCCACCATCGTGGAGGGGCTCAAAGCCTGCAAGGCCCTCTCGGCCGAAGGTATCCGGGTCAACATGACCCTGATCTTTTCCGCCAACCAGGCTCTTCTGGCGGCTCGCGCCGGGGCCTGGTGCGTCTCGCCCTTCGCCGGACGCCTGGACGACATCTCTTGGGATGGCATGGACCTGGTGGCCGAGATCGCCCAGATCTTCGATATCCACGGCATCGGCACCCGGGTACTGGCGGCCTCGATTCGCCATCCGGTCCACGTGCTGCAAGCCGCCAAGGCCGGGGCCGACATCGCCACCATGCCCGCCAAGGTGTTCCAACAGCTAATCCAACATCCGCTTACCGATAAAGGCCTACAACAATTCCTAGCCGACTGGGAAAAATCCAAGGAGAAGGCGAAGTAA